ATTGGGCGGGGGTGAGCGGGAAGGAGCGCTCGGTCGGATTCGTCGCGTTCTCGGACAGAGTGGTTGCGGCACGGGCCGCTTCGAGTTCGCGCGTCATCACGCACTACCTAACTGCTGGTCGAGCAGGATTCGTCTGCCGGCCGCGCCTCGTAGGCGGGCACCCAGGACGCCGGCCGAGAAGTCAAGCGCCCCACCATGACCGACCGCACGTGCGCGGGCAGCGTGGGCGCGAACTTGCGCACATACGCATCGGCCCATTCCGGTCGGTCGAGTAGAAACGGGAAATCGGTCGTCATCATCGAACGCACCACCAACATCGGCAACGGCGCGTCCAATGGCCGAAAATCCTTGTTCCACAACCCCGGCTGTGCACAGCCCGGATAAAACTGCCCGAACATCGCGCCGCGCTCGACGAAGTTGCTCTTGAATTCCTGATGCATTTCGTCGATCAGCGTATAATCATGCAAATTGGGAAATACCGTGATCAATGCGCGCAGCACGGAGCTGGAACTGCCGTTCCCCGTGGGCAGTTCGGGATAGAGTTCCAATGCGTCCCGAATGATGGCGCGCACCCACATCGGTCTCGGCTCCGCGGCCGGGACCTGCGCCAACCACATCAGATCCCGCCGTAGCGACGGCTTGACATACGGGCAGACCGGCCCGTCGCGGCCCAGTTCGTCACTGGGTTGGGTCAGATAGGAATCAGCCCAAGATCGAAATGCCGCCACTGTCGACCTGGCAGCGGGGCACGATGATCCGGTGTCCCCCAATGAGACCCATTGCAGCCCCGAGCGGGGGCCGATAACACGCTCGCTCATGACTCACCTCGGATGATCGAGCTACGGCAGAAGAAGGCACCGTTGCCCATATATATAAATAGTGTCCCGGTCATGGGCCGTTAACACGAGTAGTCGCATACCCAATTTCGCTACGCCGCCCCGAATTTCGGGGGCAATCGAATAAAGAAAAGACCGGTCAGGGATTGACCGGTCTTTCCTGTGAGCCTGGGATCAGGCGGCTACGGGCCTGGGATCACGCACCGACGAGGCGCGCGGCCAGGTAGCCCTCTACTTGATCGAGCGCGACGCGCTCCTGGGCCATCGAGTCCCGCTCACGCACGGTGACGGCCTGGTCTTCCAGCGTGTCGAAGTCGACCGTGATGCAGAACGGGGTGCCGATCTCGTCCTGACGGCGGTAACGGCGGCCGATCGCACCGGCGTCGTCGAAGTCCACGTTCCAGTTCCGGCGCAGCCGCGCGGCGAGTTCGCGCGCCTTCGGCGAGAGCTCGGCAT
This sequence is a window from Nocardia yunnanensis. Protein-coding genes within it:
- a CDS encoding DUF6875 domain-containing protein, which encodes MSERVIGPRSGLQWVSLGDTGSSCPAARSTVAAFRSWADSYLTQPSDELGRDGPVCPYVKPSLRRDLMWLAQVPAAEPRPMWVRAIIRDALELYPELPTGNGSSSSVLRALITVFPNLHDYTLIDEMHQEFKSNFVERGAMFGQFYPGCAQPGLWNKDFRPLDAPLPMLVVRSMMTTDFPFLLDRPEWADAYVRKFAPTLPAHVRSVMVGRLTSRPASWVPAYEARPADESCSTSS